From ANME-2 cluster archaeon:
CACGTTTATCTCCCAGGTAATTGAGCATAACATAGGGATGGAGCTCGGGTATGCAGGGGTCAGAGAAGGCGCCTCCCCTCTTACCCGGCATAACGGGTGCATGTATCCAATTGCCGTCAAAGAATTGTTGGGCGATATCCTTCATTTCGGGGGAGAAATCGTGGTAAGCCTTGAGGACTATCTCCCTGGCTTCATTCCAGGGTACGGTCCTTTCAGGGGATGTGGGTAATGGCGCGTACCTGTCGTAATCGAACAGCTCATCGTACCCGAGCAGGGCTTTTTTCAGACGGTAGTATCTCCGGGGGATGTCATACCTGGCTGTCACCGCATCCACCAGTGCCGTTACGATCGTTTCATCCAGTTCATTGTCAAGGTTCATGGAACTGATCCATTCAGGGTACTTCCTCAGCCTGTCCAGGATCATCTTGTCGGCCAGGATGTTGTTGAATATGTGGGTCAGTATGTGAAGCTGTGAGGATAGTCCCTCTGTAAGTTCATCTGATGCCTGTTTTCTTATCTCCCTGTCAGGATTGTAAAGGTCTGAGAGGACTTCTTCTTCAGCGCGTCCTGTTTTCCCGAATTTCATCTGGGAGAGGACCTTTTCAAAGAGCTTGTTCCAGCTGCTCGTTCCGATCGGTGAGAGCTCTGCCAGGAGTTTCTCTTCAATTTCTGTTAGCTGGTGAGGACGATATTTCCTGAGCTTTTCAAGGTAGTGCCGGTATTTCCGGATCAACGGGTCATCGAGAAATGTTCGGGCCTTGTCATCCTGCAGTGAAGCCCATTCCAGGTCAAAGAACAGTATCTCCTTCTGGACCCATGCGAAGATCTCCTGGACCTTCTGCAGGAATGCGCCTGCCCGGTCATCATCCGTGCGTGTGGTAAAATTGAGGTACGCGAATGTGCTGATGCGTACTGATCTTTGATAGATGTCTTCCATCTCGGTCACGGCATCGAGCAGTTCATTCGGGGAAATACCGTCGAGTTTTCCTTTATAGTGTGTTGAAAATGCTGTGACCCTTTTTTTGATAGAGTCGATGTCTGTTTCGATCTTTTCATCATTCTGGTCCTGATACAGGTGGGTAAGGTCCCACAGGATATCTTCGCTCCCCAGTTTATCTTTCATGCTGAGTAGAATTGAAATGAGGACTATTAATCTTATCGAGTGAGTACAGCCAGGACTGGAAATAAGTACGATTTCACGGCCGCCCGGATGGTGCATACATTCTGGTAGCTATCTCAGTAGCGGGGATAGGGGATAAGGGATAAGGGATAGGGATAGGGATAGGGATAGGGATAGGGATAGGGACAGGGAATTCTCGGATGGTGATACAGTTGACGCAGGACACAGCTTGATCCCTCCCCTATGATAATCATTGATACATGGTCGGGAAAAGACCGGCACTTGTAACAATATTTAAATAATCATTATCTCATCATAAGAAATGAAAGCAGTGATAGTCTTAAACAGGAGTGGAATTGATGAGTAAAATGATTGATGATTTCAAGAATACATGGTTACTTATAATCCGATCGCCTGAGGATTTTTTTGCGCAGATGCCTGCAAAAGGTGGTTATACAGACCCGGTTAAATTTGCAGCTATCAATTACCTGATAGCGGGCTTA
This genomic window contains:
- a CDS encoding M3 family oligoendopeptidase translates to MKDKLGSEDILWDLTHLYQDQNDEKIETDIDSIKKRVTAFSTHYKGKLDGISPNELLDAVTEMEDIYQRSVRISTFAYLNFTTRTDDDRAGAFLQKVQEIFAWVQKEILFFDLEWASLQDDKARTFLDDPLIRKYRHYLEKLRKYRPHQLTEIEEKLLAELSPIGTSSWNKLFEKVLSQMKFGKTGRAEEEVLSDLYNPDREIRKQASDELTEGLSSQLHILTHIFNNILADKMILDRLRKYPEWISSMNLDNELDETIVTALVDAVTARYDIPRRYYRLKKALLGYDELFDYDRYAPLPTSPERTVPWNEAREIVLKAYHDFSPEMKDIAQQFFDGNWIHAPVMPGKRGGAFSDPCIPELHPYVMLNYLGDKRDVETMGHELGHGVHQYLAGKHQGFLNSHTPLPMAETASVFGEMLVFRSLMEKAKTRDEKLTLLTNKLEQIFATVFRQVAMNRFEDVIHNERRDVGELSSERFGELWIHTQKEMFGDTVTLTGNYHVWWSYIPHFLEAPGYVYAYAFGELLVLSLYKQFMEEGEGFVPKYRELLASGGKDTPVKLLEGFGIRLDDPGFWQDGLEIIDGMLEQAEKLVQGT